One stretch of Rhinatrema bivittatum chromosome 8, aRhiBiv1.1, whole genome shotgun sequence DNA includes these proteins:
- the NR2C2AP gene encoding nuclear receptor 2C2-associated protein, which produces MACRGMPGAPMAAVSLLSMGTVSRVSSVLNKDAKQFGKKYLFDGNEDTCWNSDQGTPQWILLEFPKSVEISHLHIQFQGGFASRTCRLEGCTKNEAFEKITDLYPEDINALQRFTVSGKPVEKLKIVFENSTDFFGRIIVYHLDVLGRKL; this is translated from the exons ATGGCGTGTAGGGGAATGCCCGGTGCACCCATGGCGGCCGTTTCGTTGCTCAGTATGGGCACTGTGAGCAG AGTGAGTTCTGTACTGAACAAGGATGCCAAGCAATTTGGTAAAAAGTACCTGTTCGATGGGAATGAGGATACCTGCTGGAACTCTGACCAG GGCACCCCCCAGTGGATACTATTGGAATTTCCAAAGAGTGTTGAGATCTCCCACCTACACATTCAGTTCCAAGGGGGTTTCGCCAGCCGAACCTGCAGACTGGAAG GTTGCACAAAGAATGAAGCCTTTGAAAAAATAACAGATTTATACCCTGAGGATATCAATGCCTTGCAA AGATTTACTGTCTCAGGCAAGCCTGTGGAGAAACTGAAAATCGTCTTTGAGAACAGCACTGACTTCTTTGGAAGAATTATTGTTTATCACCTAGATGTCTTGGGCAGAAAACTGTAA